A single region of the Gracilibacillus caseinilyticus genome encodes:
- a CDS encoding saccharopine dehydrogenase family protein → MMRNVLIVGGYGKVGGQIAKQLANSTDLTIYIGGRSLDKALNFCEETCPYAHAIQLDVTEPISFEQIKNMDLIVMCLEQRNTNFAKLCLENGVHYIDITASYGFIQQIEQLHSVVQDATGIISVGFAPGLSNLLAKHTANHLSNMDELRITILLGLGEAHGKGAIEWMLDQFNQSYLLQNAATKKEVTNFSQKKKTYFQKVGPRSSYLFNFSDQHTLRKHFSSGTVKTYITFDVEGINRLISLLRFTRLTALLKQKWIKKAVIKLIHSFSIGSDICAIHVEGNNQTDDTIKEVSHVVYGKSEAIMTAMITALLIEKMLKQPLPPGIFHLDELFTLEDFHPSL, encoded by the coding sequence ATGATGAGAAATGTGTTGATTGTTGGCGGATATGGAAAAGTAGGTGGACAAATCGCAAAACAACTGGCAAATTCCACCGACCTCACTATTTATATTGGTGGAAGAAGTTTGGATAAAGCGCTAAATTTTTGTGAGGAGACTTGTCCATATGCACATGCCATACAGCTTGACGTAACCGAACCGATAAGTTTCGAGCAAATTAAGAATATGGACCTCATCGTCATGTGTTTAGAACAACGAAATACGAATTTTGCTAAACTTTGCTTAGAAAATGGTGTCCACTACATTGATATTACAGCCAGTTATGGATTTATTCAACAAATAGAGCAGCTTCATTCCGTTGTTCAAGACGCAACAGGCATTATTAGTGTAGGATTTGCTCCAGGTCTGTCCAATCTACTTGCAAAGCATACAGCAAATCACCTTTCCAACATGGATGAATTACGAATAACTATTTTGTTAGGACTAGGGGAGGCACATGGTAAAGGAGCAATCGAATGGATGCTTGATCAGTTCAATCAATCCTATTTATTGCAAAACGCCGCAACTAAGAAGGAAGTGACTAATTTCTCTCAAAAGAAAAAAACATATTTTCAAAAGGTCGGACCTCGCAGCAGTTACCTGTTTAATTTCTCTGATCAGCATACATTAAGAAAGCATTTCTCCTCTGGCACGGTCAAAACCTATATTACATTTGATGTGGAAGGCATAAATCGTCTTATCTCTTTGCTGCGATTCACACGCCTTACCGCACTATTAAAGCAAAAATGGATAAAAAAAGCAGTTATCAAGCTCATTCATTCCTTTAGCATAGGTTCCGATATTTGCGCGATTCATGTGGAAGGGAATAATCAAACAGACGATACCATTAAAGAGGTCAGTCATGTAGTGTATGGCAAGAGTGAGGCGATAATGACGGCAATGATAACGGCATTATTGATAGAAAAGATGTTAAAGCAACCTTTACCACCTGGTATTTTTCATTTGGATGAGTTGTTTACATTAGAAGATTTCCACCCATCGCTCTAG
- a CDS encoding class I SAM-dependent methyltransferase: protein MTHGNWNSRVVQNYQQTIRNKVPGYDLIYEQMLAIIRSTQIPEDILIIGAGGGQELVTLSKDYPDVRYTAIDPSHRMMALAKSRLNKSMKHIDWYETELANVPTTTPFDIVTCHLMLHFLHEEKKELLLDIGERVKEGGLCFISSINTADSRLLSYWQQHMRNNGVPDEEIETFSSSFGKTTHPVSAEWIHQWLQEAGFIKIIPYFKSYAIDAIVATKGALP from the coding sequence ATGACACATGGTAATTGGAACAGTCGCGTTGTCCAAAACTACCAACAAACGATCCGCAATAAAGTACCCGGATATGATTTGATATACGAACAGATGTTAGCCATTATCCGATCCACTCAGATACCAGAAGACATTCTGATCATAGGTGCCGGAGGTGGTCAAGAGCTTGTCACACTTAGTAAAGACTATCCAGATGTCAGGTATACCGCTATAGATCCATCTCATCGAATGATGGCATTAGCAAAATCGAGACTTAACAAATCGATGAAACATATCGATTGGTATGAGACAGAATTAGCTAACGTGCCAACAACTACTCCGTTTGATATTGTTACATGCCATTTGATGCTTCATTTTTTGCATGAAGAAAAAAAAGAATTACTGTTAGATATTGGTGAAAGAGTGAAAGAAGGCGGACTTTGCTTTATCTCCTCTATTAATACAGCAGATAGTCGTCTCCTATCTTATTGGCAACAACATATGCGTAATAATGGCGTGCCTGATGAAGAAATAGAAACGTTTTCATCATCTTTTGGCAAAACCACTCATCCTGTTTCTGCTGAATGGATTCATCAATGGTTACAAGAGGCAGGGTTTATTAAGATCATTCCCTACTTCAAGAGTTATGCAATAGATGCGATAGTAGCAACAAAAGGTGCTCTGCCATGA
- a CDS encoding helix-turn-helix transcriptional regulator, whose amino-acid sequence MQAENQYWKQLSNRLRGKYHDSYHYRKKMVEALQTSIFFDAYCCTIVNPHTLTSVGAVTESSIDVIHQQLLISEYKEDDVHLYKDLVQNQKKIGRLSDTFGEVGSRRYDTILKPHRFSDEIRVALMEKNQCYGFLTLFKKEQAVQQSYFSDTDVFLLENVAPIMAQALRSYYHAISDNVDNRQPAGTGIILLNQDLQIISSNDTGSSYLQTLQNFERSSALPKPIQAIGAKLITEGEPLAPVFVPIINNVYLVVSASFLQTESETPSIAITLNKATSRDMLFYLMEVYRLTLREKEVVLESIRGIPAKEIADNLNISYYTVQDHLKVIFQKAGVTTRNELIWTLFSKYQ is encoded by the coding sequence ATGCAAGCTGAAAATCAATATTGGAAACAACTATCAAATCGATTGCGTGGGAAATATCATGATTCCTATCATTATCGAAAAAAAATGGTAGAGGCATTACAAACGAGCATTTTTTTCGATGCTTATTGCTGTACTATTGTCAATCCACATACCCTTACATCTGTTGGCGCTGTTACGGAAAGTTCCATTGATGTTATCCATCAGCAATTATTAATAAGTGAGTATAAGGAAGACGATGTACACCTTTACAAAGATTTAGTTCAGAACCAGAAGAAGATTGGCAGATTAAGTGATACATTTGGAGAGGTGGGAAGCAGAAGGTATGACACAATACTTAAACCACATCGTTTTTCTGATGAAATACGTGTAGCGCTTATGGAGAAAAATCAATGTTATGGTTTTTTAACATTATTTAAGAAAGAGCAGGCTGTTCAACAGTCTTATTTTTCAGATACGGATGTATTCTTATTAGAGAATGTAGCACCGATAATGGCACAGGCACTGCGATCTTATTACCATGCTATTTCAGATAATGTGGATAATAGACAACCAGCCGGAACTGGCATTATCCTATTGAACCAGGATCTTCAGATTATATCGTCGAATGATACAGGTTCAAGCTATCTGCAGACGTTACAGAATTTTGAACGTTCATCTGCTTTGCCAAAGCCCATTCAAGCAATTGGCGCAAAATTAATAACAGAAGGGGAACCATTGGCTCCAGTGTTTGTCCCGATCATTAACAACGTTTACTTGGTAGTTTCGGCATCCTTTCTACAAACAGAGTCAGAGACTCCTAGTATTGCAATTACATTGAATAAAGCAACTTCAAGAGATATGCTTTTTTATCTAATGGAGGTCTATCGGTTAACTTTAAGAGAAAAGGAAGTGGTACTTGAAAGTATCAGAGGCATTCCAGCTAAAGAAATAGCAGACAATTTAAATATCTCTTATTATACTGTTCAGGATCATCTTAAAGTCATTTTTCAAAAAGCAGGTGTTACTACACGAAACGAATTGATTTGGACGTTATTTTCGAAGTATCAGTGA
- a CDS encoding PAS domain-containing protein: MKQILFEKALNRTKVGVVITDPDQQDNPIIFANEGFYKLTGYRSEEVIGQNCRFLQGPDTNRNSVKKISEALHNRKSIEILLYNYKKNQTGFWNELIIDPLWIEEESKFYFIGIQKDISEEREKTIILEETLKEMDSISTPIVPITDNAVILPLIGNFTDKRFESMSNRLSFYLEDSDEDYLIIDLSGLYEMDTYVVSRFFEISQLARLMGKETLLAGIGPNLAMKTAGLVDTVNKIPTFNNVKAAVKYISE; this comes from the coding sequence TTGAAACAAATCCTATTTGAAAAGGCACTTAATCGAACAAAAGTGGGAGTAGTCATTACGGATCCCGATCAACAAGATAATCCGATCATCTTTGCTAATGAAGGCTTTTATAAATTAACTGGATATCGTAGTGAGGAAGTGATCGGACAGAATTGTCGCTTTCTTCAAGGTCCAGATACGAACAGGAATAGTGTAAAAAAGATTTCTGAAGCTTTACATAATCGAAAATCGATTGAAATCTTGTTGTATAATTACAAAAAGAATCAGACAGGCTTCTGGAATGAGTTAATCATTGATCCGCTCTGGATTGAAGAAGAATCCAAGTTTTATTTTATTGGCATTCAAAAAGATATCAGTGAAGAAAGAGAAAAAACAATTATATTAGAAGAGACATTAAAAGAGATGGATAGCATCTCTACACCGATTGTGCCGATAACAGATAATGCGGTTATCCTGCCTTTAATTGGTAACTTTACCGATAAAAGATTTGAATCGATGAGCAACAGGCTATCCTTTTATTTGGAAGATTCGGATGAAGATTACCTTATTATCGATTTGTCGGGCTTGTATGAAATGGATACGTATGTTGTTTCCCGTTTCTTTGAGATCAGTCAATTAGCTCGTTTAATGGGAAAAGAAACACTATTGGCAGGAATCGGTCCTAATCTGGCTATGAAAACAGCTGGTCTGGTTGACACGGTAAATAAAATTCCGACATTTAACAATGTGAAAGCAGCTGTTAAATATATTTCCGAATAA
- a CDS encoding LacI family DNA-binding transcriptional regulator, producing MKQKPVTIYDIAKEAKVSTATVSRVIANNYPVSEKTKKMVLDLIKKYDYQPNAVARSLTKKESKMIGFILPDITNPFFAQVFIEAEKYALTKGYTLILGNSMNSNEIESKYLRDLSERQVEGIIFMGGRINKSQPDHMEINELKDVMNKIPVIMVNGKIDGINCSSVHTNEAKGIDLVIEHLVSHDHKKIGLIGGVKGVTTTDIKVNAYWRSLTKHGLLMKENWQIYSGYDVDSGRKAVETFIHVNESDLPTALIGINDLVIIGALKACRQNHLHPFSFVGFDNTDLTKNATPEITSVSHPYKDLGEKAIDLIIHTKTMKPEEIWLDPYLAIRESTNRPH from the coding sequence ATGAAGCAGAAACCCGTCACTATTTATGATATTGCCAAAGAAGCCAAGGTCTCAACGGCAACAGTGTCGAGAGTGATAGCTAATAACTATCCTGTCAGTGAGAAAACGAAAAAAATGGTATTGGACCTTATTAAAAAATATGACTATCAACCAAATGCTGTAGCAAGAAGCTTAACCAAAAAAGAATCGAAAATGATTGGCTTTATATTACCTGACATCACCAATCCATTTTTTGCGCAAGTGTTTATTGAAGCGGAGAAATATGCGTTAACGAAAGGGTATACGCTTATATTAGGGAACTCCATGAACAGTAATGAAATAGAATCCAAGTATTTACGGGACCTTTCGGAACGACAGGTAGAGGGGATTATTTTCATGGGCGGCAGAATAAATAAAAGCCAACCAGATCATATGGAAATAAATGAACTTAAAGATGTGATGAATAAAATACCTGTCATAATGGTAAATGGCAAAATAGATGGTATTAATTGCAGCAGTGTACATACAAATGAAGCAAAGGGAATAGATTTAGTTATTGAACATCTAGTTAGTCACGACCATAAAAAAATTGGTCTCATCGGTGGTGTGAAAGGAGTAACAACGACTGATATCAAAGTGAATGCTTATTGGCGCTCTCTAACGAAACATGGACTGCTGATGAAAGAGAACTGGCAGATCTATAGTGGTTATGATGTAGATAGTGGAAGAAAAGCAGTAGAGACATTCATTCATGTAAACGAGTCCGATTTACCGACTGCATTAATTGGTATAAATGATTTAGTCATTATTGGTGCATTAAAAGCATGCAGACAGAATCATTTGCATCCATTTTCCTTTGTCGGTTTTGATAATACAGACTTGACCAAAAATGCAACGCCAGAAATTACCTCTGTCAGTCATCCCTATAAAGATCTAGGAGAAAAAGCTATTGATCTTATTATCCATACCAAAACAATGAAACCAGAAGAAATATGGCTGGATCCCTATTTAGCAATAAGAGAATCAACAAACCGACCGCATTAG
- a CDS encoding ABC transporter substrate-binding protein, with protein sequence MKKISLFVLGMFVILLLLSACSEKESSNTESESGEDVVTLTFWNRYPELRGGFEQLIKDFEAEYPGIKIEKQETPEAETQLRTALSESNLPDMWTNIVELSELVEVDAVKNLDDIFTEEVKGQFQEGTWYENGTTSDGSVYGFPLASPRSKAMIMYYNKDVFEMLGLSESDIPASWEEFKTIGQKIIEESNGAVYPIVWNNPGWANEQLVSMMGTAITPEVPWQENYKEGVPQVLTEGKIESAKFIKELLEEGLMAPQSVEIGLGEAEATFAVGQSAFLWSGDWVGRQLFKENEFENWGVAPLPTKDGKPYYYPAGSEATSIRVNNHTENWDEVKTFLEYALEHLHETVYVNTGAGLPAKKDVGGEPPFEQYNDILELESELAIPVPKPAEFNKEVIAFNKAYRNKLEVGGIGDAVVGYITGNSEKLEEEIGKIDQDMKDAFLETLEEFPEVSQDDYKYPNWVPFEPYTVDKYDELK encoded by the coding sequence ATGAAAAAAATTAGTCTGTTCGTTTTGGGTATGTTCGTTATTCTATTACTTCTTAGCGCGTGCAGTGAGAAGGAAAGTAGTAACACGGAAAGTGAAAGTGGTGAAGATGTTGTCACGTTAACCTTTTGGAATAGATATCCAGAATTGAGAGGTGGATTTGAACAGCTCATTAAGGATTTCGAAGCGGAGTATCCTGGCATTAAAATAGAAAAACAGGAGACACCAGAGGCAGAAACACAGCTTCGAACAGCATTGTCAGAAAGTAATTTACCAGATATGTGGACGAATATCGTTGAATTATCTGAACTGGTGGAGGTAGATGCAGTCAAGAATTTAGATGACATTTTTACTGAGGAAGTAAAAGGACAGTTCCAGGAAGGTACCTGGTATGAAAATGGTACAACATCAGATGGTTCTGTTTACGGGTTTCCATTAGCTTCGCCAAGAAGTAAAGCAATGATTATGTATTATAACAAAGATGTATTTGAGATGTTAGGACTATCGGAATCAGATATTCCTGCTTCCTGGGAAGAATTTAAAACGATCGGGCAGAAGATTATTGAAGAATCCAATGGCGCTGTATATCCGATAGTCTGGAATAACCCGGGATGGGCTAACGAACAGTTAGTTTCGATGATGGGAACAGCGATAACGCCTGAAGTACCTTGGCAGGAGAATTATAAGGAAGGTGTACCACAAGTATTAACAGAAGGGAAAATAGAAAGCGCTAAATTTATCAAGGAATTATTAGAGGAGGGACTTATGGCTCCTCAGAGTGTTGAAATTGGTCTAGGGGAAGCAGAAGCAACATTTGCGGTAGGACAGAGTGCTTTCTTATGGAGTGGTGACTGGGTAGGACGACAATTATTCAAAGAAAATGAATTTGAGAATTGGGGAGTCGCACCATTACCAACGAAAGATGGCAAGCCGTATTATTATCCGGCAGGTTCTGAAGCGACAAGTATTCGAGTGAACAACCATACAGAAAACTGGGATGAAGTGAAGACTTTCTTAGAATATGCATTAGAACATCTTCATGAGACGGTGTATGTAAATACAGGAGCAGGCTTGCCAGCGAAAAAAGATGTAGGTGGAGAACCTCCTTTTGAACAATATAATGACATCTTAGAACTGGAAAGTGAATTAGCTATTCCGGTGCCTAAGCCAGCAGAGTTTAATAAAGAAGTGATTGCATTTAATAAGGCATATCGAAATAAATTGGAAGTTGGCGGAATCGGGGATGCAGTCGTCGGCTACATTACTGGTAATAGTGAAAAACTTGAAGAGGAAATAGGAAAAATAGATCAAGACATGAAAGACGCATTTTTAGAGACACTCGAAGAGTTTCCAGAAGTGTCGCAAGATGATTACAAGTATCCAAATTGGGTCCCATTTGAACCTTATACAGTCGATAAGTATGACGAATTGAAATAA
- a CDS encoding carbohydrate ABC transporter permease: protein MANHIKVDDKTTTKSKSNLRTLKKRKAIWAYIFLAPQIIVFFVFSAYPIVMSYVYSFYEWSGIGPLNDFVGLGNYQQLLTSERFWNSAVVSIYYILGTTVLGVGGALILAIILNDQKLKGKGFYRAIYFLPVVTTTAIVGIIMGNIFGINGFFNQFLLHVSIIDKPIPWLTDPLLAVILLIVIGSWKGLGINMVYWLAGLQSIPNELYESAQLDGAGFWATLRHITLPLLKPIAAVIILLSLVSGINAFDLVKTLTNGGPNFATETMDLLIYNFAFSSQLGGGQVRMGYASAAGVLLGIFTFVISMIFGAVSFGKQVTKFRVNKKKKGGVSV, encoded by the coding sequence TTGGCTAATCATATAAAAGTAGACGACAAAACAACAACGAAAAGTAAGTCCAATCTCAGAACCTTAAAAAAGAGAAAAGCGATCTGGGCATATATTTTTCTGGCACCACAAATTATTGTATTCTTTGTATTCTCTGCCTATCCAATCGTGATGAGTTACGTTTATTCGTTTTATGAGTGGAGTGGAATTGGTCCATTAAATGATTTTGTTGGATTAGGAAACTATCAACAATTATTAACATCCGAAAGATTTTGGAATTCAGCAGTCGTTTCGATTTATTACATTTTAGGCACGACTGTTCTCGGTGTAGGTGGAGCTTTAATTTTAGCGATCATCTTAAATGATCAAAAATTAAAGGGAAAAGGTTTTTATCGCGCTATATATTTCTTGCCGGTTGTAACGACTACAGCCATTGTCGGGATCATTATGGGAAATATTTTCGGTATTAACGGTTTCTTTAATCAGTTTCTTCTCCATGTCAGTATCATTGATAAACCGATTCCCTGGCTAACGGATCCGTTATTAGCGGTCATCTTATTAATTGTAATTGGTTCATGGAAAGGACTAGGTATTAATATGGTTTATTGGTTAGCCGGTCTGCAATCGATCCCTAATGAATTGTATGAATCTGCTCAACTGGATGGCGCCGGATTTTGGGCTACATTAAGACATATTACGCTACCATTATTAAAGCCAATTGCTGCCGTGATTATATTATTATCATTAGTAAGTGGTATTAATGCCTTTGACCTGGTCAAGACATTAACGAACGGTGGCCCAAACTTTGCAACGGAAACGATGGATTTGCTTATCTATAATTTTGCTTTTTCCAGTCAGCTTGGTGGTGGGCAAGTCAGAATGGGATATGCTTCTGCTGCGGGTGTTTTGCTTGGTATATTTACATTTGTTATAAGTATGATTTTTGGTGCGGTATCCTTTGGTAAACAGGTGACGAAATTCAGAGTGAATAAGAAGAAAAAGGGTGGGGTGAGCGTATGA
- a CDS encoding carbohydrate ABC transporter permease, which translates to MIATKTARTTIHVFLVIFGIVWIYPFVWMVFSSLKTNKEFLTSGTKLMPEELRWENYANAWVTANFSGYFVNTVIFTVATVLIVIVLSSLTGYALGRIDFPGKRVIMICVVAIMFIPKGYTIIPLFKLVSAMGLDNSILGIIVAESSGAHVLFILMFASFFANLPKSVEEAAEIDGAGFLTVFSKVMLPLSMPIVATTAIMQFIWTWSSFLVPLVLTISKPELRTLAVGMQNFVQTYSIDFSGMAAGATISLLPVMIIFIIMQKYFIEGVAGAVKS; encoded by the coding sequence ATGATAGCAACCAAAACAGCTCGTACGACCATTCATGTTTTTTTAGTCATTTTCGGGATTGTTTGGATTTATCCTTTCGTATGGATGGTGTTCTCCTCGTTAAAAACAAACAAAGAATTTCTAACCAGTGGGACCAAACTGATGCCAGAAGAATTGAGATGGGAAAATTATGCAAATGCGTGGGTGACAGCAAACTTTTCGGGTTATTTTGTGAACACGGTTATTTTTACCGTCGCAACCGTATTAATTGTCATTGTTCTCTCCTCTTTGACAGGGTATGCGCTGGGAAGAATAGATTTTCCAGGTAAAAGAGTCATCATGATATGTGTGGTGGCCATTATGTTCATTCCTAAAGGATATACGATTATTCCATTGTTCAAATTAGTCAGTGCAATGGGGCTGGATAACTCGATACTAGGCATCATTGTAGCAGAGTCATCTGGTGCACATGTTCTGTTCATTCTTATGTTTGCCTCCTTTTTTGCCAATTTGCCAAAATCCGTTGAAGAAGCGGCAGAGATTGATGGAGCGGGCTTTTTGACTGTATTTTCAAAAGTAATGCTCCCTTTAAGTATGCCTATTGTTGCAACAACTGCGATTATGCAATTTATCTGGACTTGGAGTTCCTTCCTTGTGCCACTCGTATTAACGATTAGTAAACCAGAATTGCGAACGTTAGCGGTAGGGATGCAGAACTTCGTGCAAACCTATTCGATTGACTTCTCTGGAATGGCCGCTGGGGCAACCATCTCCTTGCTGCCAGTTATGATCATCTTTATTATCATGCAGAAATACTTTATTGAAGGGGTTGCAGGAGCGGTTAAAAGTTAA
- a CDS encoding YesL family protein gives MNISDTSFVYKISVWIMRLSVLNLLWIFFSVAGLGVIGLFPATVAMFTVVRKWIRGETEIPLWRTFFASFKSNLWKANVLGYIVSLGGVLLYMDYIFIQNMSGNLYLISLLLLFMITFYYAMILFFIFPVYVHYDIKLMECLKYAFIIGASYPLRTLYMAFTIFVIYYVTASFPILFCFFSGSAGCWLVMRFAYVVFEQTQAKHRKELKTA, from the coding sequence ATGAATATATCGGATACTTCATTTGTGTATAAAATATCGGTATGGATCATGCGGTTAAGTGTGTTAAACCTTCTCTGGATTTTCTTTTCTGTTGCTGGACTAGGAGTTATCGGATTATTCCCGGCTACGGTAGCCATGTTTACAGTGGTGAGAAAGTGGATCAGGGGCGAAACAGAAATCCCTTTATGGAGAACGTTTTTTGCTTCGTTTAAAAGTAACTTATGGAAAGCGAATGTATTAGGCTATATCGTTTCTCTTGGCGGTGTGCTGTTATACATGGATTATATATTCATTCAGAATATGAGTGGGAATCTCTATCTTATTTCGTTGTTGTTATTGTTCATGATTACGTTCTATTATGCGATGATTCTCTTTTTTATATTTCCGGTGTATGTTCATTATGATATCAAGCTGATGGAATGTTTGAAGTATGCTTTCATTATTGGAGCGTCTTATCCATTAAGGACATTGTACATGGCGTTTACTATATTTGTTATTTACTACGTAACGGCTTCCTTTCCTATTCTTTTCTGTTTTTTCTCTGGAAGTGCAGGGTGCTGGCTCGTGATGCGCTTTGCATACGTAGTGTTTGAGCAAACACAAGCGAAGCATAGAAAAGAGCTGAAAACGGCCTGA